One genomic region from Streptomyces sp. NBC_01304 encodes:
- a CDS encoding SRPBCC family protein, producing the protein MPDTKNPLASVAGSAAADRVKAELQDYLAAQAQRLLIGAGRKLGDTTLKLNDIAEGKSPGFAKLALDGGRKLAEGKGPLRSAVELGAGRLKDTVKDKLKGLGKGGGRKKGGGKKPVVILEYVDVGVPLRVAYDQWTQFQEFSTFAKGVRSVSRAGDTDSDWQLKIFWSSRSWKAHTTDQVPDDRIAWTSEGAKGTTKGVVSFHEMAENLTRIVLIVEYYPKGLFEKTGNIWRAQGRRTRLDLKHFARFVSLRGEATDSWRGEIRDGEVVTTHEEAMEAEEAEGVEEGEERDTASDEFEEDEEPEDFDESESEAEGEGESEAEDEFEEEAEEEEEEPEQDEELEYEDDVEEKEQELERQGRSGR; encoded by the coding sequence GTGCCTGACACCAAGAACCCCCTGGCCTCCGTGGCCGGCAGCGCCGCCGCCGACCGCGTCAAGGCCGAACTCCAGGACTACCTCGCCGCCCAGGCCCAGCGCCTGCTGATCGGCGCGGGCCGCAAGCTCGGCGACACCACCCTCAAGCTCAACGACATCGCCGAGGGCAAGAGCCCCGGCTTCGCCAAGCTCGCCCTCGACGGCGGCCGCAAGCTCGCCGAGGGCAAGGGCCCGCTGCGCAGCGCGGTGGAGCTCGGCGCGGGCCGGCTCAAGGACACGGTGAAGGACAAGCTCAAGGGTCTCGGCAAGGGCGGCGGCCGCAAGAAGGGCGGCGGCAAGAAGCCGGTCGTCATTCTGGAGTACGTCGACGTGGGCGTCCCGCTCCGGGTCGCGTACGACCAGTGGACCCAGTTCCAGGAGTTCTCCACCTTCGCCAAGGGCGTCCGCAGCGTCAGCAGGGCGGGCGACACCGACTCGGACTGGCAGCTCAAGATCTTCTGGTCCAGCCGCAGTTGGAAGGCGCACACCACCGACCAGGTGCCCGACGACCGCATCGCTTGGACGTCGGAGGGCGCCAAGGGCACCACGAAGGGCGTCGTCTCCTTCCACGAGATGGCCGAGAACCTCACCCGCATCGTGCTGATCGTCGAGTACTACCCGAAGGGCCTCTTCGAGAAGACCGGCAACATCTGGCGCGCCCAGGGCCGCCGCACCCGTCTCGACCTCAAGCACTTCGCCCGCTTCGTCAGCCTGCGCGGCGAGGCCACCGACAGCTGGCGCGGCGAGATCCGCGACGGCGAAGTGGTGACCACCCACGAGGAGGCGATGGAGGCCGAAGAGGCCGAAGGCGTCGAAGAGGGTGAGGAGCGCGACACGGCCTCCGACGAATTCGAGGAGGACGAGGAGCCCGAGGACTTCGACGAGTCCGAGTCCGAGGCGGAGGGCGAGGGCGAGTCCGAGGCGGAAGACGAGTTCGAAGAGGAAGCAGAGGAAGAGGAAGAAGAGCCCGAGCAGGACGAGGAGTTGGAGTACGAGGACGACGTCGAGGAGAAGGAACAGGAGCTGGAGCGTCAGGGCCGGAGCGGCCGATGA
- a CDS encoding RNA polymerase sigma factor codes for MNEALLRSLTPGVLGVLVRRGADFAAAEDAVQDALVEAVHHWPADPPRDAKGWLVTVAWRKFLDATRADTARRRREDLVDEEPAPGPTPAADDTLQLYFLCAHPSLTPSSAVALTLRAVGGLTTRQIAQAYLVPEATMAQRISRAKRTVSGVRFDEAGDVATVLRVLYLVFNEGYSGDVDLVAEAIRLTRQLAAAIDHPEVAGLLALMLLHHARRAARTAPDGSLVPLAEQDRGRWDTRAIAEGIKILQSALARDRLGEFQAQAAIAALHADAPTAGETDWVQIVEWYDELAALTDNPVVRLNRAVAVGEADGPRAGLAALAPLDDALPRHAAVAAYLHERDGDLATAARLYAEAARKAPNLGERDHLTRQAARLNSGRSG; via the coding sequence CTGAACGAGGCCCTGCTGAGGAGCCTCACCCCGGGCGTGCTCGGAGTCCTCGTCCGCCGCGGAGCCGACTTCGCGGCGGCCGAGGACGCCGTGCAGGACGCGCTCGTCGAGGCGGTCCACCACTGGCCGGCCGACCCGCCGCGGGACGCGAAGGGCTGGCTGGTCACCGTGGCCTGGCGCAAGTTCCTCGACGCGACCCGCGCGGACACCGCCCGCCGCCGGCGCGAGGACCTCGTCGACGAGGAGCCGGCGCCCGGGCCCACGCCTGCCGCGGACGACACGCTCCAGCTCTACTTCCTGTGCGCCCACCCGTCGTTGACCCCGTCGTCCGCGGTCGCGCTCACGCTGCGCGCCGTCGGCGGGCTCACCACGCGCCAGATCGCCCAGGCCTACCTGGTGCCCGAGGCGACCATGGCGCAGCGCATCAGCCGGGCCAAGCGCACCGTCTCCGGCGTGCGGTTCGACGAAGCCGGCGACGTCGCCACCGTGCTGCGCGTCCTCTACCTGGTCTTCAACGAGGGCTACTCCGGCGACGTCGACCTCGTCGCCGAGGCCATCCGCCTCACGCGGCAGCTCGCGGCCGCGATCGACCACCCCGAGGTGGCGGGGCTGCTCGCGCTCATGCTGCTGCACCACGCCCGGCGCGCGGCCAGGACCGCGCCCGACGGCAGCCTCGTACCGCTCGCGGAACAGGACCGCGGCCGCTGGGACACCCGGGCGATCGCCGAGGGGATCAAGATCCTGCAGTCCGCCCTCGCGCGCGACCGCCTCGGCGAGTTCCAGGCCCAGGCCGCGATCGCGGCCCTGCACGCCGACGCGCCCACCGCCGGGGAGACCGACTGGGTGCAGATCGTCGAGTGGTACGACGAGCTCGCGGCCCTGACCGACAACCCGGTCGTACGGCTCAACCGCGCGGTGGCCGTCGGCGAGGCCGACGGACCGCGTGCCGGCCTGGCGGCGCTCGCACCTCTGGACGACGCGCTGCCCCGCCACGCCGCGGTGGCGGCGTACCTCCACGAGCGCGACGGCGACCTGGCCACGGCGGCCCGCCTTTACGCCGAGGCGGCCCGGAAGGCACCCAACCTCGGCGAACGCGACCATCTGACCCGCCAGGCCGCCCGGCTCAACTCCGGCCGGTCCGGCTGA
- a CDS encoding gas vesicle protein, with product MTVIERREVALVDLLDRLLAGGVVIAGDLTLRIADVDLVRIDLNALISSVNEQVPSPFERLE from the coding sequence GTGACCGTCATCGAACGACGTGAGGTCGCCCTCGTCGACCTGCTCGACCGGCTGCTCGCCGGGGGAGTGGTCATCGCGGGCGACCTCACACTGCGGATCGCGGACGTGGATCTCGTACGGATCGATCTCAATGCCCTCATCAGTTCCGTGAACGAGCAGGTTCCCTCGCCTTTCGAAAGGCTGGAATGA
- a CDS encoding gas vesicle protein GvpO, with the protein MTNTSSNTPKKNQGAADETPGPMAVLREARTQLAELTGMVAESVSSFERTEDGWTLEIEVLELARVPDTMSLIASYQVDLDPQGALTGYRRIRRYERGRSDAHRSGGR; encoded by the coding sequence ATGACCAATACATCCAGCAACACCCCGAAGAAGAACCAGGGCGCGGCGGACGAGACGCCGGGGCCGATGGCCGTGCTGCGCGAGGCGCGCACCCAGCTCGCGGAACTCACCGGCATGGTGGCCGAGTCCGTGTCGTCCTTCGAACGCACCGAGGACGGCTGGACGTTGGAGATCGAGGTCCTCGAACTGGCCCGGGTCCCCGACACCATGAGCCTGATCGCGAGCTACCAGGTCGACCTCGACCCGCAGGGCGCGCTCACGGGCTACCGGCGGATCCGGCGTTACGAACGCGGACGATCGGACGCACACAGGTCCGGCGGCCGCTGA
- a CDS encoding gas vesicle structural protein GvpA, which produces MTVVPAQQSGGAGGTSGLYDVIELVLDRGLVIDAFVRVSLVGIEILKIDVRVVVASVDTYLRFAEACNRLDLEAGPHKSPGLPDLVGEMTESGARGKSKGALTGAAQTVSDAFKQAREEGQESARPSARRTTSARRKKEEQE; this is translated from the coding sequence ATGACCGTTGTCCCCGCACAGCAATCAGGCGGCGCAGGCGGCACGAGTGGCCTGTACGACGTCATCGAACTGGTCCTCGACCGAGGCCTCGTGATCGATGCGTTCGTACGTGTCTCGCTCGTCGGCATCGAGATCCTGAAGATCGACGTCAGGGTCGTCGTCGCCAGCGTCGACACCTATCTCCGCTTCGCCGAGGCCTGCAACCGCCTCGACCTGGAGGCCGGACCGCACAAAAGCCCCGGACTGCCCGACCTGGTCGGCGAGATGACCGAGTCCGGCGCCCGCGGCAAGTCCAAGGGCGCGCTGACCGGCGCCGCCCAGACCGTCTCCGACGCGTTCAAGCAGGCCCGCGAGGAGGGCCAGGAGTCCGCCAGGCCCAGCGCCCGCCGCACCACGAGTGCCCGTAGGAAGAAGGAGGAGCAGGAGTGA
- a CDS encoding NUDIX domain-containing protein, with protein sequence MRPGIDTPDHRGRTGLDRVGRDLDRNPDVVVRDVELTSQGWHVLRRTTFDYRRGDGRWETQQRETYDRGNGAVVLPYDTARGRVLLTRQFRFPAYVNDHPDGMLVEAAAGLLDADDPLTAIRRESTEELGVALGPLTHVLDAFMSPGSVTERLHFFAAPYTPADRTGPGGGLEEDGEDIEVLELPFADALAMTRDGRIADGKTILLLQWAALDGPFARTPTAAT encoded by the coding sequence GTGAGGCCCGGCATCGACACCCCCGACCACCGCGGCCGCACCGGCCTCGACCGAGTCGGCCGCGACCTGGACCGCAACCCGGACGTCGTGGTGCGCGACGTCGAGCTCACCTCGCAGGGCTGGCACGTGCTGCGGCGTACCACCTTCGACTACCGCCGTGGCGACGGCCGTTGGGAGACGCAGCAGCGCGAGACCTACGACCGCGGGAACGGCGCCGTCGTCCTGCCGTACGACACCGCACGCGGCCGCGTCCTGCTCACCCGGCAGTTCCGCTTCCCGGCGTACGTCAACGACCACCCCGACGGCATGCTCGTCGAAGCCGCCGCAGGGCTGCTCGACGCGGACGACCCGCTCACCGCGATCCGGCGAGAGAGCACGGAGGAACTCGGCGTCGCCCTCGGCCCGCTCACCCACGTCCTCGACGCCTTCATGAGCCCCGGCTCGGTGACCGAACGCCTTCACTTCTTCGCGGCGCCCTACACCCCGGCCGACCGCACCGGACCCGGCGGCGGACTCGAGGAGGACGGCGAGGACATCGAGGTCCTCGAACTCCCCTTCGCCGACGCCCTCGCCATGACCCGCGACGGCCGCATCGCCGACGGCAAGACCATCCTGCTCCTGCAATGGGCGGCCCTGGACGGGCCGTTCGCCCGCACGCCCACGGCGGCGACGTAG
- a CDS encoding GvpL/GvpF family gas vesicle protein produces MSTYIYGIARSTHSKLPQGMNGVGTPARTVRIVTAGDLSAICSDAPEGLRPKRNDLLAHQNVLAEAGAGGAVLPMRFGSLAPDDLAVAGVLEERGDHYKERLEALDGKVEYNVKATHNQEAVLHQVMAERPELRELTEANRLAGGGSYEQRLHLGEMVVAAVQAREQADAAELQATLERVSDAVNAGPESTGWLANVSFLVARKSAEEFLAALDSLRKEHAHLELRVNGPLPPYSFVDPGPAEHAQPSTADVSSAPSTADVTGERGRTE; encoded by the coding sequence GTGAGTACGTACATCTATGGGATCGCCAGGAGTACGCACTCCAAGCTTCCCCAGGGCATGAACGGGGTCGGCACCCCGGCCCGCACGGTGCGCATCGTGACGGCGGGAGATCTGTCCGCGATCTGCAGCGACGCGCCCGAGGGGCTGCGGCCCAAGCGCAACGACCTGCTCGCCCACCAGAACGTGCTCGCCGAGGCCGGCGCCGGCGGTGCCGTACTGCCGATGCGCTTCGGCAGCCTCGCGCCCGACGACCTGGCCGTGGCCGGTGTCCTCGAAGAGCGCGGCGACCACTACAAGGAGCGCCTCGAAGCGCTGGACGGCAAGGTCGAGTACAACGTCAAGGCCACCCACAACCAGGAAGCCGTCCTGCACCAGGTGATGGCCGAGCGCCCGGAGTTGCGCGAGCTGACCGAAGCCAACCGGCTTGCGGGCGGCGGCAGTTACGAGCAGCGCCTGCACCTGGGCGAGATGGTCGTGGCCGCCGTGCAGGCCCGGGAGCAGGCGGACGCGGCCGAGCTGCAGGCGACCTTGGAGCGGGTCTCCGACGCGGTGAACGCGGGTCCCGAATCCACCGGGTGGCTGGCCAACGTGTCCTTCCTGGTGGCCCGCAAGTCCGCCGAGGAGTTCCTTGCCGCGCTCGACTCCCTGCGCAAGGAACACGCCCACCTGGAGCTGCGGGTCAACGGCCCGCTGCCGCCGTACAGCTTCGTCGACCCGGGGCCGGCCGAGCACGCGCAGCCGTCAACGGCCGACGTCTCGTCCGCGCCGTCCACGGCGGACGTGACCGGCGAGCGCGGCCGGACGGAGTGA
- a CDS encoding phage holin family protein: MKRTGPEHSEHTEHTEYTEQLGRTGGARGTPGTPDPLGADLTDALAQIVRDTVREELREQTRKQRRTAALYAASGTLALYAGAAVALAVGLALALGVASWGAALIVGALLAALAYVMRSAARSGHRAQRDVELDTSLAAEPDTGRTPFGRPLPGTGSPATPAVPPNEPLPPDAPPTPTAGPRPMPRQRDQAAPPRPEGPPSTER, encoded by the coding sequence ATGAAACGCACCGGACCCGAACATTCCGAGCACACCGAACACACCGAATACACCGAGCAGTTGGGCCGCACAGGAGGCGCGCGCGGGACGCCGGGCACGCCCGATCCGCTGGGCGCCGACCTGACCGACGCGCTCGCCCAGATCGTGCGTGACACGGTCCGCGAGGAGCTGCGCGAGCAGACCCGCAAGCAGCGCCGCACGGCCGCCCTGTACGCGGCCTCCGGGACCCTTGCCCTGTACGCGGGCGCCGCCGTCGCCCTGGCCGTCGGCCTGGCGCTCGCCCTGGGCGTGGCGTCGTGGGGCGCCGCCCTGATCGTCGGCGCGCTGCTCGCCGCCCTGGCCTACGTCATGCGCAGCGCCGCACGCTCCGGGCACCGGGCGCAGCGGGACGTCGAGCTGGACACCTCGCTGGCCGCGGAACCGGACACCGGCCGGACCCCGTTCGGCCGACCCCTGCCCGGCACCGGCTCCCCGGCCACCCCCGCCGTCCCGCCCAACGAGCCGCTGCCGCCCGACGCCCCGCCGACGCCCACCGCCGGGCCGCGCCCCATGCCGAGGCAGCGCGACCAGGCCGCACCGCCCCGGCCGGAGGGCCCGCCGAGCACCGAGCGGTGA
- a CDS encoding YciI family protein codes for MAKYLMLKHYRGAPEAVNCVPMDQWTQDEISAHLQYMRDFADSLEKTGEFVDGQALAPEGTWVRYDGEGRPPVTDGPFAETKDLIAGWMVIDVDSYERAVELAGELSAAPGAGGKPIHEWLELRPFYGEQPTVTE; via the coding sequence ATGGCCAAGTACCTGATGCTCAAGCACTACCGTGGCGCCCCGGAAGCGGTGAACTGCGTGCCCATGGACCAGTGGACGCAGGACGAGATCTCGGCCCACCTCCAGTACATGCGGGACTTCGCGGACAGCCTGGAGAAGACCGGCGAGTTCGTCGACGGCCAGGCGCTCGCCCCCGAGGGGACGTGGGTCCGGTACGACGGTGAGGGCAGGCCGCCCGTCACCGACGGACCTTTCGCCGAGACCAAGGACCTCATCGCCGGCTGGATGGTGATCGACGTCGACAGCTACGAGCGCGCCGTCGAGCTGGCCGGAGAACTGTCGGCCGCCCCCGGGGCCGGCGGCAAGCCCATCCACGAGTGGCTGGAGCTACGCCCGTTCTACGGCGAGCAGCCCACCGTCACGGAGTGA
- a CDS encoding gas vesicle protein produces MTTASRLPDPYGQGSGANLADILERVLDKGIVIAGDIRINLLDIELLTIKLRLIVASVDKAKEMGIDWWEEDPALSSGARRAELSRENTELRARIAALEEGSDTDGQQAEPAKGSRRTTKGSRSER; encoded by the coding sequence ATGACGACGGCGAGCCGCCTCCCCGACCCCTACGGCCAGGGGAGCGGCGCCAACCTCGCGGACATCCTCGAGCGGGTCCTCGACAAGGGCATCGTCATCGCGGGCGACATCCGCATCAATCTGCTCGACATCGAACTGCTCACCATCAAACTGCGCCTCATCGTCGCCTCGGTCGACAAGGCCAAGGAAATGGGCATCGACTGGTGGGAGGAGGACCCGGCGCTGTCGTCAGGTGCGCGCCGGGCCGAACTCTCCCGCGAGAACACCGAGTTGCGGGCCCGCATCGCCGCGCTGGAGGAGGGGAGCGACACCGACGGGCAGCAGGCCGAGCCGGCGAAGGGGAGCCGGCGAACGACGAAGGGGAGCCGCAGTGAGCGGTGA
- a CDS encoding GvpL/GvpF family gas vesicle protein, translated as MYVYAVCRPYEAALQAELTGVGQAPVKALRHGDLVAVLSAVPQRDFAEQPLRAHLEDLDWLAATARAHQTVVAALATVTSPVPLRLATVFHDESGVRTLIEAEADRFRRTLDRLDGRVEWGVKVQLQSGSSQPEAPARPAPASGRDYLRQRLAGRRSQDDRDERAERFAARLHQELSRHAEAARLHPPQNSSLSREPGRNVLNAAYLVPRKDSEAFVELVDRTKGEESDLGVELTGPWAAYSFTEFAEDAEDAEDEAEEERP; from the coding sequence ATGTACGTCTATGCGGTGTGCCGCCCCTACGAGGCGGCGCTGCAGGCGGAGTTGACCGGGGTCGGCCAGGCCCCGGTCAAGGCGTTGCGGCACGGCGATCTGGTCGCCGTGCTCAGCGCCGTGCCGCAGCGCGACTTCGCCGAGCAGCCGCTCCGCGCCCATCTGGAGGACCTCGACTGGCTGGCCGCCACGGCCCGCGCCCACCAGACCGTGGTCGCCGCGCTGGCCACGGTCACCTCCCCGGTGCCGCTGCGGCTCGCCACGGTGTTCCACGACGAGAGCGGCGTACGCACCCTCATCGAGGCCGAGGCGGACCGCTTCCGGCGCACCCTGGACCGCCTCGACGGGCGGGTCGAGTGGGGGGTCAAGGTCCAGCTGCAGAGCGGGAGTTCGCAGCCCGAGGCGCCGGCCCGTCCGGCGCCCGCGAGCGGCCGGGACTATCTCCGGCAGCGCCTGGCCGGCCGGCGCTCCCAGGACGACCGGGACGAGCGCGCCGAACGCTTCGCCGCCCGCCTGCACCAGGAGCTGTCCCGGCATGCCGAGGCGGCCCGGCTGCACCCGCCGCAGAACTCGTCGCTCTCCCGGGAGCCGGGCCGCAACGTGCTCAACGCCGCCTATCTGGTGCCGCGCAAGGACTCGGAGGCGTTCGTGGAACTGGTGGACCGGACGAAGGGCGAGGAGTCGGACCTCGGCGTCGAACTCACCGGCCCCTGGGCCGCGTACTCCTTCACGGAGTTCGCGGAGGATGCGGAGGATGCGGAGGACGAAGCGGAGGAGGAGCGGCCGTGA
- a CDS encoding gas vesicle protein GvpG, translating into MGLIGEVLLLPIAPVRGSLWVIRQVVAEAERIYYDPSVVRNELAQLEQRLEAGEIDDAEFDRLEDDLLDRLEIAMQRATGPRNGSH; encoded by the coding sequence ATGGGGCTCATCGGCGAGGTACTGCTGCTGCCGATCGCCCCGGTGCGCGGCTCCCTCTGGGTGATCAGACAAGTCGTGGCCGAGGCGGAACGGATCTATTACGACCCCTCGGTGGTCCGCAACGAACTCGCCCAACTCGAGCAGCGGCTCGAGGCGGGCGAGATCGATGATGCCGAGTTCGACCGGTTGGAGGACGACCTGCTCGACCGGCTGGAGATAGCGATGCAGCGGGCCACCGGCCCGCGGAACGGAAGCCACTGA
- a CDS encoding enolase C-terminal domain-like protein: MTKNTVPIETPAVSAYTVPTDAPEADGTFAWDTTTVVITEITAGHATGTGWTYAPAAAADVIREQLAAAIVGRSALDVPAAHTAMVRAVRNAGRPGIAGCALSAVDIALWDLKARLLETPLVRLLGAARESVPVYGSGGFTTYHDTHLAAQLNGWVHGQHIPRVKIRIGESWGRAVARDLDRVAAARQVIGPQGELYVDANGAYTRKQAVRVGAALAELQVGWFEEPVASDDLDGLSLVRDTVVCDVAAGQYGYDLACFARMIPALDCLQADATRCGGLTEWLRAAALAQAHGLEISAHGAPHAHAAAAASVPNLRHIEWFHDHARIELMFFDGVLDPMGGSVRPDAGVGHGLTLRAEEIEEFRVL, encoded by the coding sequence ATGACCAAGAACACCGTGCCGATCGAGACGCCCGCCGTGTCCGCCTACACCGTGCCGACCGACGCCCCCGAGGCGGACGGCACCTTCGCCTGGGACACCACCACCGTGGTGATCACCGAGATCACCGCGGGCCATGCGACCGGCACGGGCTGGACCTACGCCCCCGCGGCCGCCGCCGACGTGATCCGCGAACAGCTCGCCGCAGCGATCGTCGGCCGCTCCGCGCTCGACGTCCCGGCGGCGCACACCGCGATGGTCAGGGCCGTGCGCAACGCGGGACGGCCCGGCATCGCGGGCTGCGCGCTGTCCGCGGTGGACATCGCCCTGTGGGACCTCAAGGCGCGGCTCCTGGAGACGCCGCTCGTACGTCTCCTCGGCGCGGCCCGCGAGTCGGTGCCGGTGTACGGCAGCGGCGGGTTCACCACGTACCACGACACCCATCTCGCGGCGCAGCTCAACGGCTGGGTGCACGGCCAGCACATCCCCCGCGTCAAGATCCGGATCGGTGAGAGCTGGGGGCGGGCGGTCGCCCGCGACCTGGACCGGGTGGCGGCCGCCCGCCAAGTGATCGGACCGCAGGGCGAGTTGTACGTCGACGCCAATGGCGCCTACACGCGCAAGCAGGCCGTCCGGGTCGGGGCCGCGCTCGCCGAACTGCAGGTCGGCTGGTTCGAGGAGCCGGTCGCCTCGGACGACCTGGACGGGCTCAGCCTGGTGCGGGACACGGTGGTGTGCGATGTCGCCGCGGGCCAGTACGGCTACGACCTGGCCTGCTTCGCCCGCATGATCCCCGCACTGGACTGTCTGCAGGCCGACGCCACCCGCTGCGGCGGCCTCACCGAATGGCTGCGCGCCGCCGCCCTCGCCCAGGCGCACGGCCTGGAGATCTCCGCGCACGGGGCACCGCACGCGCATGCGGCGGCCGCGGCGAGCGTGCCGAACCTGCGGCACATCGAGTGGTTCCACGACCATGCGCGGATCGAGCTGATGTTCTTCGACGGCGTCCTCGACCCGATGGGCGGCTCGGTGCGGCCCGATGCGGGGGTGGGGCACGGGCTGACGCTGCGGGCGGAGGAGATCGAGGAGTTCCGGGTGCTTTGA